A single genomic interval of Coccidioides posadasii str. Silveira chromosome 1, complete sequence harbors:
- a CDS encoding uncharacterized protein (EggNog:ENOG410PS1T~COG:S~BUSCO:16824at33183), translated as MAADSTTHPPHSPDPTSEARTAFLASLKSVGSNLDADLRSRATTLHENASIIQKQEAELKRTTKQLAKQGNELEKLADQGRQGLKEVGDLQNWAELLERDLLIVEETLRLADEEDMKNGKMPAQQDGPKPSRLRRWF; from the coding sequence ATGGCCGCCGACTCCACTACCCATCCTCCACACTCCCCGGACCCCACTTCGGAAGCGCGGACTGCCTTCCTTGCCTCCCTCAAATCCGTCGGGTCCAACCTTGATGCCGACCTCCGTTCCCGTGCCACAACCCTCCATGAAAATGCATCCATCATCCAGAAACAAGAAGCCGAGCTGAAAAGGACGACGAAGCAGCTTGCCAAGCAGGGCAATGAGCTGGAGAAGCTCGCCGATCAAGGCCGTCAGGGCCTGAAGGAAGTCGGAGATTTGCAGAACTGGGCGGAGCTGCTGGAGCGGGATCTTCTGATTGTCGAGGAGACCTTGAGGTTGGCGGATGAGGAAGATATGAAGAATGGGAAGATGCCGGCACAGCAGGATGGCCCGAAGCCGAGCCGGTTGAGGCGTTGGTTTTGA
- a CDS encoding uncharacterized protein (EggNog:ENOG410PNK7~COG:K~BUSCO:11651at33183) yields the protein MTSAVATLTLGSSAISPSLPPNSHQTDMLVFPASSQEGERATSASVSPPLLPVSASTSGQSETLSTRPTSQNMESQAAPCSEGPISNAGLSALASAASAPTSYLRAYDATENVCNNHNATQSMNYATSSPSATTGGSGAASSVCQNCGTSKTPLWRRDGMGAVLCNACGLFLKLHGRPRPLNLKTDVIKSRNRVKTSGQGSKRKQPAVDVNGTPTSKADAMAATGAYGFPRARKTSPRSDRSNSPLSRTDTPNFAHNNNIAPQNVFDGVALSEHGINPSTAGFSALQLQQPSPGSSTSSNDRHLEMAQTYEGLVAANTSLKTRVSELEVINELFRGRVTQLEQSEEASRRSELNVRDSELHLRRSLEEAQKREEELKRKISELEQELNEYKQSDNCGNPVEPEAKKARLSDNTIGPPANPTIEAS from the exons ATGACGTCCGCCGTAGCCACTCTCACCCTAGGATCTTCCGCCATTAGCCCTTCCCTTCCCCCAAACTCGCACCAGACAGATATGCTGGTGTTCCCGGCCTCTTCCCAGGAGGGAGAGCGCGCCACCTCCGCCTCCGTGTCTCCGCCCTTATTACCCGTCTCGGCATCGACATCTGGTCAATCCGAGACTCTGAGTACGCGTCCTACAAGTCAGAATATGGAAAGCCAGGCTGCACCATGTTCTGAAGGCCCTATTTCCAACGCCGGGCTTTCTGCCCTAGCCTCTGCTGCGTCTGCCCCGACATCATATCTCCG AGCCTATGATGCCACTGAGAATGTGTGTAACAACCATAACGCGACCCAGAGCATGAACTACGCCACTTCTTCGCCAAGTGCTACCACCGGCGGTTCGGGAGCGGCTTCG TCCGTTTGCCAGAACTGTGGCACCTCGAAAACGCCCCTGTGGAGAAGAGATGGCATGGGAGCCGTCCTCTGCAACGCTTGCGGTCTTTTCCTCAAACTCCACGGTCGCCCGCGCCCATTGAACCTGAAAACAGACGTAATCAAGAGCCGTAATAGGGTCAAGACCTCGGGGCAAGGCTCCAAGCGGAAG CAGCCAGCAGTTGACGTAAATGGGACTCCTACCTCCAAAGCCGATGCAATGGCTGCCACCGGAGCATACGGCTTTCCTAGAGCGCGAAAAACATCACCTCGGTCTGACCGCTCGAATTCTCCGCTATCGCGTACCGATACCCCCAACTTCGCTCACAACAATAATATCGCCCCCCAAAACGTGTTCGATGGTGTCGCTTTGTCGGAACATGGTATTAATCCATCCACCGCAGGATTCTCAGCGTTACAACTACAACAGCCATCCCCGGGATCAAGCACGTCGTCCAACGATCGGCATCTAGAGATGGCGCAAACATACGAAGGCTTAGTCGCGGCGAATACCTCGCTAAAAACTCGTGTCAGCGAGCTGGAAGTGATCAATGAGCTGTTTCGTGGGAGGGTAACACAATTAGAACAAAGCGAAGAGGCCTCGAGGAGGTCAGAGCTGAACGTGCGGGACTCTGAACTGCATTTGAGACGCTCTCTGGAAGAGGCTCAGAAGCGGGAGGAAGAGCTGAAACGCAAGATAAGCGAGCTAGAACAAGAGTTGAATGAATACAAACAGAGCGACAACTGCGGGAACCCGGTAGAACCAGAAGCCAAAAAAGCGCGTCTTTCTGACAATACCATCGGACCGCCCGCCAACCCCACCATCGAAGCTTCCTAG
- a CDS encoding uncharacterized protein (EggNog:ENOG410PJUQ~COG:S~TransMembrane:11 (n11-22c31/32o50-70i77-93o105-124i144-165o171-191i302-324o348-373i382-401o407-430i442-463o489-508i)~BUSCO:6828at33183) produces MSPSITTAQRLLTVVAATAIALASGTNYVYSAWAPQFAERMKLSSTESNLIGTAANVGTYASGIAIGLLVDSKGPRPGTMIGTVALFLGYFPIHRAYASGAGSMSVPLLCFFSFLTGLGSCSAFSASIKTAASNFPNHRGSATAFPLAAFGLSAFFFSTIAAFAFRDDTSLFLLVLAVGTSSLIFVSSFFVKLLPHSSSYSSISDYEPTNASQSSQLHRTRSTDNHHGIADVEAPRTSTSVDLPVSSPAPPRHETADETSSLITRSSTSENPLFDENLKSRVTGDSLHSDLRGFRILGTVEFWQLFSLLGVLTGIGLMTINNIGNDVKALWKYYDDSVSSGFLQKRQAIHVSTLSVLSFIGRLISGIGSDLLVKHLKMSRQWCVFAASLFFCAGQLAGAQVSNPHHLILVSGMTGFAYGMLFGVYPSLVAHTFGIGGISQNWGIMTLAAVVGGNIFNLIYGSIYDRNSVILPNGDRDCREGLACYRTAYWVTSYAGIAGALITLWGIWHEKRVMAKLVGKNNNHAHAS; encoded by the exons ATGTCTCCGTCGATAACAACAGCTCAGCGGTTGCTGACCGTGGTAGCGGCGACTGCAATCGCGCTCGCCAGCGGAACAAAT TATGTCTATTCGGCATGGGCCCCTCAGTTTGCGGAACGTATGAAACTTTCTTCGACAGAAAGTAATCTTATT GGTACGGCGGCAAACGTGGGAACCTATGCTAGTGGTATTGCTATTGGCTTGCTTGTTGATTCCAAAGGACCTCGTCCCGGTACTATGATTGGTACTGTGGCTTTGTTCCTGGGATATTTCCCCATTCATCGAG CCTATGCCTCCGGCGCTGGTTCGATGAGTGTGCCGCTTCTCTGCTTTTTCTCATTCCTCACCGGCTTAGGAAGCTGCTCTGCCTTTTCAGCGTCGATCAAGACTG CTGCGTCCAATTTCCCGAATCATCGAGGCTCTGCTACAGCCTTCCCACTCGCCGCCTTCGGACTGAGTGCATTTTTCTTCTCAACGATAGCTGCATTTGCTTTCCGTGATGACACGTCTCTGTTCCTGCTCGTCCTCGCAGTTGGAACATCGTCGTTGATATTtgtttcatctttctttgtGAAATTGCTACCACATTCGTCCTCCTACTCCTCCATCTCGGACTATGAGCCAACAAACGCGTCTCAGTCGAGTCAGCTTCATAGAACCAGGTCTACAGATAACCATCACGGAATCGCAGACGTAGAGGCACCTCGGACTTCAACCTCCGTTGATTTGCCTGTATCATCCCCCGCACCGCCCCGACACGAGACTGCGGATGAGACATCATCGTTGATTACCAGATCATCGACGTCTGAGAATCCCCTTTTCGACGAGAACCTGAAATCGCGTGTGACTGGAGATTCACTTCATTCAGATTTGCGTGGCTTTCGGATCCTAGGAACCGTGGAATTCTGGCAGCTGTTTTCCCTGCTTGGGGTGCTGACAGGCATCGGCCTGATGACAATAAA CAATATTGGAAACGAT GTCAAAGCGCTTTGGAAGTATTATGATGACAGCGTCAGCTCCGGATTTCTTCAAAAGAGACAAGCCATCCACGTTTCAACCCTTTCCGTGCTTAGCTTCATAGGCCGTCTTATCAGCG GAATCGGCTCCGACCTTCTTGTCAAACATCTCAAAATGTCACGCCAATGGTGTGTCTTCGCAGCTTCGTTATTTTTCTGTGCTGGACAACTTGCCGGTGCCCaagtttccaatccacacCATCTCATACTGGTCTCCGGCATGACGGGCTTCGCCTACGGTATGCTGTTTGGAGTTTACCCTTCTCTCGTCGCGCATACGTTTGGTATTGGCGGCATCTCTCAAAATTGGGGCATCATGACCCTCGCGGCAGTCGTTGGTGGTAACATATTCAACCTCATTTATGGATCAATTTATGACCGAAACTCTGTGATATTACCAAACGGCGATCGTGACTGTAGGGAAGGGCTGGCATGCTACCGGACTGCGTATTGGGTGACGTCGTATGCGGGGATTGCAGGCGCCTTGATTACTCTATGGGGCATCTGGCATGAAAAGAGGGTCATGGCGAAACTGGTCGGGAAAAATAATAATCATGCGCATGCAAGttaa
- a CDS encoding uncharacterized protein (BUSCO:359271at4751~EggNog:ENOG410PFX9~COG:S~TransMembrane:11 (o12-37i49-71o100-118i130-150o156-182i203-227o233-254i266-285o305-323i408-428o448-474i)~BUSCO:8313at33183), with translation MGALLSLPLMAVPSMGTVVGCLASCCGAATCSALCRACGKFQSSMATRIAYAFILLINSILSWIMLTRWALNKLEHLTFDFLPISCDGEKCHGWVAVHRINFALGLFHIILALLLLGVRSSKDQRAGIQNGYWGPKIIVWLALIVLSFFIPEPFFFVWGSYFAFVGAILFLLLGLILLVDLAHSWAELCFEKIEDSGSRMWQVLLIGSTLGMYLASFAMTIVMYIFFARSGCAMNQAAITINLIVFLIISVVSIQPAVQAANPRAGLAQAAMVTVYCTYLTMSAVSMEPDDKQCNPLLRARGTRTASIVLGAIVTMLTIAYTTTRAATQGIALGSSGAHGDYSRLGQDEMNHDLVTQQPSRSRREMRAEALRAAVESGSLPASALDDSDDESDDDADSKDDERGSTQYNYSLFHIIFLLATMWVATLLTQHLDPEAQDDLAPVGRTYWASWVKIISAWVCYAIFLWTLIAPVLMPDRFDH, from the exons ATGGGTGCATTACTATCTCTGCCTTTGATGGCAGTTCCCAGCATGGGGACG GTGGTGGGCTGCCTTGCTTCATGTTGCGGAGCTGCAACGTGCTCTGCCCTATGCAGGGCATGTGGGAAATTCCAGAGCAG CATGGCCACGAGAATCGCCTACGCATTTATCCTCCTCATAAACTCCATCCTTTCGTGGATTATGTTAACAAGATGGGCTTTGAACAAACTCGAACACCTTACATTCGACTTCTTGCCTATCAGTTGTGATGGAGAAAAATGCCACGGCTGGGTTGCTGTTCACCGTATCAACTTCGCCCTCGGATTGTTTCACATCATCCTTGCCCTCCTCCTTCTCGGAGTACGCTCTTCCAAAGACCAACGAGCTGGTATACAAAATGGATATTGGGGCCCTAAGATTATTGTTTGGCTGGCGCTCATCGTGCTCTCGTTTTTCATCCCAGAGCCATTCTTCTTTGTCTGGGGTAGTTATTTCGCCTTCGTTGGCGCGATTCTGTTCCTGCTGCTCGGTCTTATTCTCTTGGTGGACCTTGCCCATTCATGGGCGGAATTATGCTTCGAAAAGATCGAAGACAGTGGCTCCCGCATGTGGCAGGTCTTGCTGATTGGTTCGACCTTGGGCATGTACCTCGCCTCGTTCGCCATGACGATCGTTATGTATATATTCTTCGCTCGCAGCGGCTGCGCGATGAACCAAGCAGCAATTACC ATCAACCTAATCGTTTTTCTGATCATTTCCGTTGTGTCGATACAACCGGCGGTGCAAGCAGCAAACCCTCGCGCCGGCTTAGCGCAGGCGGCAATGGTCACTGTCTACTGCACTTATTTGACTATGTCCGCGGTTTCGATGGAACCGGACGACAAACAGTGCAATCCACTCCTTCGTGCCCGTGGAACCAGAACCGCTTCGATTGTTCTTGGAGCTATTGTTACCATGTTGACTATTGCATATACAACTACGCGTGCTGCAACCCAAGGCATTGCCCTCGGGTCAAGCGGTGCACATGGTGACTATTCTCGTTTAGGTCAGGATGAGATGAACCATGACCTTGTAACTCAGCAGCCCAGCCGTAGCCGCCGCGAAATGCGTGCCGAGGCTCTTCGTGCGGCCGTTGAAAGCGGAAGTCTTCCTGCATCTGCTTTGGATGACAGCGACGACGAATCGGATGATGACGCCGACTCCAAGGATGACGAGCGGGGCTCGACCCAGTACAATTACTCGCTATTCCATATTATCTTTTTGTTGGCCACAATGTGGGTTGCCACTCTGCTCACCCAGCATCTAGATCCCGAGGCCCAGGATGATCTCGCCCCTGTTGGCAGAACCTATTGGGCCAGCTGGGTGAAAATCATTAGCGCCTGGGTATGCTACGCCATTTTTCTGTGGACTCTCATCGCGCCGGTTTTGATGCCGGACAGATTTGATCATTAG
- a CDS encoding uncharacterized protein (EggNog:ENOG410PFR6~COG:L~BUSCO:1521at33183), with translation MNMATIKAIEARSIHQIQSGQVIVDLCSVVKELVENSLDAGATSIDIRFKNNGLDLIEVQDNGHGIPPNNYEGVALKHHTSKLSTFEDLSSLQTFGFRGEALSSLCALSDFHIVTAQANQAPKATRLDFEVSGKLKNTQVVAGQRGTVASVEGLFQRLPVRRRELEKNIKREYGKVLGLLHAYACISTGVRFNVKNQMPKGKSVVVFATKSNPTTKENISNVYGAKTLLALIPLDLELEFEPSAESKTSRRQQDGQVNKIFVHGYISKPVFGEGRQTPDRQMFFVNSRPCGLPQIARAFNEVYRSFNISQSPFIFANFEMNTNAYDVNVSPDKRTILLHDAGALIESLKASLTKLFEGQDQTVPQSQLAVPRQSTMKQLVNKNAPSIAAAPSNSSPTTQRSEEAIGVDKEVQESDHEFDKQRTSLSASPEPAPQGTGGTCSSTQTSVNVSELSAPPSTSQTQAQEPDRSSQVSPLPGQERNLISGHSTPQSSPNMIKSAFDRMRPTRPPAEIATITVGGKTTTSTIGYASAHKRKAGQEGHVTAAPSTKRQMRGTTSSKLGQSLSSFAAPGTQIEDHQQEGEEGGPSEAKEDKHEEEEPLAKLTHSKFEASDYEEQVESSDDDHAPEEDIEEEDGSTSYSDESYIDDQEKKARDEQKVAELIQAAEETANVPSENNVERAHKMSKRSRGRDSTVELMCSVDGSLAKIEAQLKLLKENLESLKHYKASEEPISEEASEQQDSAETRLSLTVSKEDFAKMRVVGQFNLGFILAIRPGTDSTDFQDNPTKDELFIIDQHASDEKYNFERLQAETVVQNQRLVRPKTLDLTAVEEEVIIDNIPTLEKNGFIVDIDTSGDEPIGRRCKLISLPLSKEVVFNTRDLEELIVLLSESPQHHRASQDDGDVDPASSSSQFTNLYVPRPGKVRKMFAMRACRSSIMIGKSLTVKQMERVVRHMGMIDKPWNCPHGRPTMRHLMSLGRWNGWEEWPEIEITDDEEGYYDESEGWSACEQGSGVWKRFLEDYGTIDD, from the exons ATGAATATGGCCACTATCAAGGCCATTGAGGCCCGTTCG ATACACCAAATCCAATCCGGACAGGTAATCGTTGACCTATGCTCAGTGGTTAAAGAGCTCGTGGAGAATAGCCTCGATGCTGGCGCAACGTCAATTG ATATCCGATTCAAAAACAATGGTTTGGACCTCATCGAAGTTCAGGACAATGGACACGGCATTCCGCCCAATAACTACGAAGGCGTTG CTTTGAAACATCATACTTCCAAGCTCTCCACGTTCGAAGATTTATCATCCCTTCAAACCTTTGGGTTTCGCGGCGAGGCTCTCTCGTCGCTTTGCGCGCTTTCCGACTTCCATATTGTTACCGCTCAGGCAAATCAAGCGCCCAAAGCTACACGCTTAGATTTTGAGGTTTCTGGCAAACTGAAAAACACTCAAGTAGTGGCTGGTCAAAGGGGCACCGTTGCCTCCGTCGAGGGTCTCTTCCAACGGCTCCCTGTTCGGCGACGAGAGTTGGAGAAAAATATTAAGAGGGAATATGGCAAAGTTCTAGGCCTTTTACATGCCTATGCATGCATCAGCACTGGAGTTCGTTTCAACGTTAAGAACCAGATGCCCAAAGGGAAAAGCGTGGTGGTATTCGCGACGAAGTCAAACCCCACGACAAAGGAAAATATTTCAAATGTGTATGGAGCAAAAACATTGCTTGCTCTGATACCGCTAGATTTGGAATTGGAATTCGAGCCTAGCGCGGAATCAAAGACCTCGCGCAGACAACAAGATGGGCAGGTGAATAAGATATTCGTGCATGGTTATATATCCAAGCCCGTGTTCGGCGAAGGGAGACAAACTCCCGATCGCCAAATGTTCTTCGTGAACTCTCGCCCATGTGGCTTGCCGCAGATTGCGAGGGCTTTTAATGAAGTCTACAGGTCGTTTAATATCTCCCAGTCACCGTTTATATTTGCCAATTTTGAGATGAACACTAATGCTTACGATGTTAATGTCTCGCCGGACAAACGCACGATATTGTTGCATGATGCTGGTGCTCTTATCGAATCTTTAAAGGCATCGTTGACGAAATTGTTTGAAGGTCAGGACCAAACTGTGCCTCAGTCCCAGCTCGCGGTGCCAAGGCAAAGTACGATGAAGCAGTTGGTAAATAAGAATGCTCCTTCTATTGCAGCTGCGCCGAGCAATTCATCGCCAACGACCCAACGTTCAGAAGAGGCTATTGGAGTAGACAAGGAAGTTCAGGAATCTGACCACGAGTTCGATAAGCAGCGAACGTCGCTAAGTGCCTCCCCTGAGCCCGCACCGCAGGGGACTGGAGGTACCTGCTCTTCAACCCAAACATCCGTGAATGTCAGCGAACTATCTGCGCCCCCCTCTACCTCACAGACCCAAGCCCAGGAGCCCGATAGATCAAGTCAGGTATCTCCTCTTCCTGGTCAGGAGAGGAACTTGATATCCGGCCACAGCACCCCCCAAAGCTCACCTAACATGATTAAGTCGGCGTTCGACAGAATGCGTCCTACAAGGCCACCGGCAGAGATTGCGACCATTACAGTTGGGGGCAAAACGACTACATCCACCATCGGATATGCTTCCGCACATAAACGCAAAGCCGGCCAAGAAGGGCATGTAACAGCAGCACCGTCGACAAAGCGTCAGATGCGAGGTACCACGTCAAGCAAGCTAGGACAATCTTTAAGTTCCTTTGCTGCTCCAGGCACCCAGATTGAAGATCACCAGCAAGAAGGGGAAGAAGGAGGGCCCAGTGAAGCAAAAGAGGACAAGCACGAGGAGGAAGAACCATTGGCCAAATTGACACACAGCAAATTTGAAGCAAGTGATTATGAAGAGCAAGTTGAATCTAGTGACGATGATCACGCCCCAGAAGAGGATATCGAAGAGGAGGACGGCTCAACATCATATTCAGATGAAAGTTATATTGACgatcaagaaaaaaaagcaaggGACGAGCAAAAAGTGGCTGAATTGATTCAAGCTGCGGAAGAGACGGCTAATGTCCCCTCAGAAAACAATGTCGAGCGAGCGCACAAAATGTCTAAGCGGTCCCGCGGAAGGGATTCAACCGTTGAGTTAATGTGCTCAGTAGACGGTTCACTTGCAAAAATCGAGGCACAACTGAAATTACTCAAAGAAAATCTCGAGTCCCTGAAGCATTACAAAGCTTCAGAGGAACCTATTTCCGAAGAAGCTTCAGAGCAGCAGGATTCAGCGGAAACAAGGCTATCTCTAACAGTCTCAAAAGAGGATTTTGCTAAGATGCGGGTTGTTGGACAATTTAACCTCGGGTTTATCTTAGCTATCAGGCCCGGAACTGATAGCACCGACTTCCAAGATAATCCGACAAAAGACGAACTATTTATAATTGACCAACACGCCTCCGATGAGAAGTATAACTTTGAACGGCTACAAGCTGAGACCGTGGTTCAAAACCAGCGCCTCGTCAGACCTAAAACGCTCGATCTCACCGCCGTTGAGGAAGAAGTTATCATCGATAATATTCCAACCTTGGAAAAGAACGGCTTCATCGTCGATATCGACACGAGCGGTGACGAGCCTATTGGACGAAGATGTAAACTAATCAGCCTTCCTCTGAGCAAAGAGGTTGTGTTCAACACACGAGATTTGGAAGAATTAATTGTTTTACTATCCGAGTCGCCACAGCACCACCGTGCGTCCCAAGACGATGGTGATGTTGATCCcgcatcgtcatcgtcgCAGTTTACAAATCTCTACGTCCCACGGCCTGGCAAGGTGCGCAAGATGTTTGCCATGCGCGCATGTCGATCCAGTATAATGATTGGAAAATCCCTCACTGTTAAACAAATGGAGAGGGTTGTTCGGCACATGGGAATGATTGATAAACCGTGGAATTGCCCACATGGTAGGCCGACGATGAGACACTTGATGAGCTTGGGTCGGTGGAATGGGTGGGAGGAGTGGCCTGAGATTGAAATTACcgatgatgaagaaggaTATTATGATGAGAGCGAAGGCTGGAGTGCCTGTGAACAGGGAAGCGGGGTTTGGAAGCGGTTCCTAGAGGACTATGGTACTATAGATGATTAA